TTTGTGTTCCTACCTCAAGTCGGCCCGCCGTTGCATCAAGCTTATGGGGCTCCGAGTTCACCGGAGTCCCAACAACAGCAAAGCACCCTTTCATGCCACGGCTACGTTTCCGGGATGGGGAACGTGAAAGTTAGGCGTTAAGCTTTGAGTATTAATAGGTATAGGGATGACTTCTTTTAGTGTCCCAGTGAGTCGTCGTCCTCGTATTCACAAGTCTTATTACTTCCTTGCAGTGCGTCTTGGAGTCGATGACCTCACTCGTTGTGTGCAACTTTGATCAGATGTTGTGTCCTGTTTATATCTCTTTATTGCACTGTTTATATCTCTTTATATACAGAAAATCCTGTTTATAGCTCTTTAATGCATTGTGTCGTTTTGTCCTCACTGATATGAAATGAACACCAATGTTTTTCTCATCAtaagaactgagaacaaaaatatGCATGGATTTACCAAGGCTGTCATTTTGCTTCCATGGCAGCCTGCGAACCCTCCAGAGAAACCGAGCCTTTCAGTCTCCATATATCATGTAGCATGATACACAGAACAAGCAAAATGCCTCGATGAATGCTACAAACAGTTAATGATGAACCTTCCTCGGCAgaatctctttactataatattattttttctctGCAGAAACCTTCACTATGCTCTTTTTTATTCTCGATTCGTTGACCATGAATAAGACTGCTATAAACacgaaaatagattttcaaataatttGACTTAGATTGTGTTTAGgacattttaaaaaatactataaggtCTATAAGGGAAatggattaaaaaaaaagttagaaaaaTACTTATCAAACTTGCACATGTATACCGacgaaaaaatatttgaaaaatatttatgaatCCTATACCAAGTATAGGACTTAACCTGAAAAAAACTCATAATATTTTTGTACTTAGTTATAGTGTTTTTAGCaataccaatatatatatatatatatatatatatatatatatatatatatatatataatatgtcagaatccaagCAGTCTTCAGCTGCACCATCTACCATTTGTATTATACTATTCAGACGTTATAAAACCATTTACCAGCACAACTAGAATATCTGAAATAATTATGTAGATATATACAATATGTTATGCTTTATTCTTGTGTTTAGGTTGATGCAATGAAACTTACCAATATGTTAGAGATGAGCAGTGATTGCTTGTCAATATGCTGTTGTATCAAAAGGAAGACAACTTCAGATCCTGATATCAATAGTCATTTATTGCTCACACTTAGATGATTTTAAATTCCGACTAAATTGAAGAGAGACATCAATAGATTTCGATTTCGATGGTAATGATTATGATTGAAAGTATCATACAAATGATTAATCTAAGAAGTTTAATTTTCGATGTGATTTTGGTAGAAATTTTATGACTGCCACGTCATCTTCTCACAACTcggtttaaatataattaataaattattttaaaatttgtaCACGTGAGCCTGGTCAAACCTCGCTTGACCGCCAATCGGACGGTTCGGACCCCATCAATCAAGCATTCTATCCCATCCACAAGATCCCGGTGTGGTCAACAACAATGTCGATTTAATGCGACCAATCAATGCTCGCTCAATTCAATTTGTCTGTGCGTTCGACAATAACAGCAGAGCAGCAAAAGGACCGAGAGGAATGCTGAAACCAAGACCTCCGGCACTCTTCGGTCTCATGTTTCCTCCGTGCTCGTTTGATGGCTCAGATCTGTCTTTTTGTGAGAATTCATTCTGATCTCTTTTCTTTCATACTTGAGATTCATGGTACGTGTATCAGCTTCATGTTGTCGACGTTGAATTTGACGTCGCCGTACCGGTCTTCCTCGGAAGCGTCGCGAGGCGTGGACCGGACGAATGCAGAAACTGTGTCTATGGATATGGCGACGTGGGAAAAAGTTGGACGAGAATAATCTGGAGCTGGGCGGCGATGTTATCGTTCACGACTGTGACTGCCTCGAGCTACATCTAGTGGAAGAGTACTCTCTTGTCGTGAACTCAAGCTCGATCAAAAGATCATGGGTGGTGATGGGGTGAGTGGCTGGGTGAGCTCTCGTCGTCAACATATACGGCGGCTGAGGGTTTCTGAGCCATAGTAGGATTAGAAATACATATTTCATATCGAGCTCGACTCCCATTCTTACTATGATTAGGTAAACATATTGCTCCGACTAATAACAGAGACCAATGTATCATAATGTTTATCGTGTAGAGCACTACTACATATCCATGAATCAATCTAAGGTTGTCTATTTATCGTGTACACAAGCATGTCAGTACAAGTATATACATTTCATATATATTTGTCTTAAACGATATCAGTAGTGTTTGCATGATGATTATCTTCTTGGTGTGAAGATATCGGCACCACCTTGGGAAGCTCTAAACCTTCTCTTGGACTGAGATTTCTGGTGGAACGCCAAAGCACCATAAAGCTGCGGCGCAGGACTGCTACCAATGTGCCGGTCCCGTTCAGAAGCAAGACGATGGTGGAGGTGCAGCCCGTGAAGAGGAAAAGTGCCCAGAAGCAGTCCAGGCTGAGGCTGTCTCTCTCCCTCTTGTCGTCCAGTGGGGGGGAGTTGGACAAGGTAAAGGTGAACCATTTGTTTTCCAGCTCTTTCAGTGTCCCGTTCTCTGCTAGTTGTAGTATGACTTCGGAGAAGTCGTCCGCCAGAAGAGAATGTTTAGGGAACACCTGTGTCGGAGAAGAAGATTGACATGAACAGAAGTGCTCGGTTGGGGAATGCATATTCCTAAAGTATCTGTTAAAATGCTTGgttaagaaaaataagaaagcatCTCTATCTGTCGACGAAATGCATGATTGCTAGGATGCCATCTCAACCATGTAGCATAATTGGATCAGCAGAGCAAAGTAGTAATACTCACAAAGCCGAAGCCTCCGAGCCTGTGTGTCTCCCCAatgacactgaaatcttgatgctGGGAGAGGAAGACCCTGAGATACGGCGTCTCGAGGTAGGCCGCCGTGATGTTCCCACTCTTGAAGGCTTTGACGAATTCTTCTGGTTCGCCAATCGTCTCAATTCTGCTATTGTTATAGAGCAACACTTGCTGAAGGTACTTGAGAACGAACGAGTCTCCATCACAGCCAACCCTACTGCCTGGTGGCACCGGTTCCAGCTTCTCAATGATTAAAATGGAGCTGAGGTTGGCCGTGAAGCTGGTCGTCAAGATCAACACCACGACAAGCCAAACTATAACCACTGTTTTCGTGTAATAGCTATAAACCCTATCTTCACGGTGAAAATAAATCGAGTTACAAGTTAAACAGCCGAAGATGCTATGCGACGGCAGGCGGCTCCGGTTTTGCTCACCGTGGGCGAAGAAGATGCTGGAGAGGATTAGCCAAAGCGTAGCTCGGAGCTGCACCCACGGAGTGCCGTGGAACTCGGGGTTGCTCTCGCGCTCCAGGTACCAGACGACGCCCGCGGTGTAGACGAGGGTGGCAAGGATCAGAAACCACACCTCCTTGGTGAATGGCTTCGTGAGCATCCATGGCGTGTGGTTAGGCTTCACAGGGACCAACATGGAAAGGCCGGATGAGAGGAAGGGCTCAGTAAACGTAGCATTCACTGCCCGCTTTGCTAGGATTGTGATGTCCCCCACCACAGCATCCACTTCCTGCAAGAATACCTTTCTCGCATCAGAATTGATATCATGAGAACTGCTCGCTTTCGTCTGCTTCCACGTAGTTTCCTTTTATATAAGAAAGTCTTACGAAGTCGTCTCGGTCGACCTTCTCATTTTTAATGATCTATATAAGAAAGTCTACGAAGAAAGAGTCAACAGAGATGTGTATGGTACCTGGGAAGGGACCTTCTTAACGAGATCATCATAGGAGCCATTGAAAGCTTCGAACTCATAAATTAGATCATAGTTGAGGTGTTTCAGAATCTCCCGGAAGACATCCATGCAGAATCCAGTAGGCTGCAGCTTCCCATCTTTGTCATACTCCACCTTAACGAATTGATCGAAGGATGTGGCATTAGGTATTCCAATCTTCAACGTTCCCCATCCTCCTGGGATCTTGTCTGTGTCTCCCGGCCAGAAAACTGGACGCAAGACATCTACTACTCCCCCAGGGCGGCTTATGTCTGCTTCGTTCTCAAAGAAACCATGTCCTTCTGACCAAAACCCTAGGTCCTTGTAACTCTTCCCTACTACGTTTAGCACACGAAAGGTCGAGTGGCCTCTCCACTCAGGTAAAAGCCCATCTCTTGTGAATTCTATAAAGCCGCTCAAACCAGTAAAGTTGGTCGAGAGGATACCTTGTAACGTTGTGACACTTCCGGTCTCAGCCTTAGTTGCTATTGCTGCTGCTGCGTTGGCGATAGCGTGCACTGCATCATATGCTCCGACTGCATGCCTCCCTGGTTCGAAAAGATGCTCCCCTTTGAGCTCGTACTCTTGCTTGAATCGACGCCGGAAATCAGAAGAGAAGGCGTGGTAGGAGCTGGTGGTGGTGTTGAAGTAGGTGCTGATTCCGATCACGCCTTGCATGTAGGAAGAGATGAAGGAAGGGGTGAGAGTGGAGTCGAGGAGGGCGGTGACGTCGTCATTCACGATCCATACATGATCCTTGGCCATCATTCCCATATCGTTTGCTTGCTCGAACAATTCCACGGTCAGCTCTAgtgagaatgtctcttgatgatgagttgcaggcattgttacttctcagttcattaccaaaaagttgggagacactggtggtttcccttagtaattatgcgccagatggtattgtcactatgagtcaagtaacaagcagtttgttgaatgaggagttgagaagaaagagttcggcaacatctcagaatgattcacaggcacttatctcagagaacagaggaaggtcaaagtctagaagcagttcacgtatgggtaggagcaagtcaagatcaagaaaagatattgtttgctataactgtggtgagaaaggacattacaagaaccaatgtaagcaacctaagaagaacaagaaaaagggaaaagaagtggagtctacagagtcaaaggataatactacagctacagtgcagggtggtgattatttgattttgtctcctgatgatattttttcttgtgtgtgtcaggatcttgagtgggtgattgacacaggtgcttcttatcatgctacaccacggagggagttttttgctacatacaggtctggaaactttggtgttgtcaagatgggcaactatggcacagcagacatcattggcatgggtgatatccatttaaagaccaaccttggctgtaagttggtacttaaggatgtgaggcatgtggttgacttgaggctaaatttaatttcagttggaagactagatgatgaagagtatgaaagcagatttcacagaggccaatggaagctcaataagggttctcttgttatagctaatggaaagaaatgtcatactttgtacaggttgcaggctaaagcttatggtgagcagttaaatgctacagagaaagacttcagtatggagttgtggcataggcgattgggacacatgagcgagaaggggctgcaagctctttccaagagagaggtattaccagatctcagaggtatacatctgaacccttgtattgattgtttggctggtaaacaacatagagtttcatttgctagtgttgctttgtctagaaaaatgcatgccttagaccgtgtttatacagatgtatgtggtcctttgaggacaaaaactcctggtggatctgttgatgttcttggtataagtggtgcactttattttgtcacttttatagatgatttttctaggaaagtttgggcttatgctttgaagaccaaagatcagattattaatgtcttcaaagagtttcatgccagggttgaaagggagacagaaaggaaattgaaatgcataagatcagataatggtggtgagtatatgagattgtttaatgactattgcaggtcacatgggatccaacatgagatgacagttcctggtacacctcagcataatgcaattgcagagaggatgaaccgcaccatcatggaaaagatcagatgtatgctttcacaggccaagctacccaaaaggttttgggatgaggctttgaggactgcagttgatgtgatcaacttatcaccatgtacagccctagatggtgatgttgcagagcatgtatggtcagggaaagatgtttcctacaggcatttgagagtgtttggttgtcgtgcatttgcacatgttccagataatgagaggtccaagctagatggtaagtctaaagaatgtatttttcttggttactcacatgatcagtttggttacaggctttgggatccagaaaagcagaaggtgttcaggagtagaggtgtggtcttctttgaggatcaaacctttgaggatttgaagaagaaggcaccagccaagacttctgtagaaggattagcagattgtgacccagttattcctccagtatatcagggtgatgggggagatgtgcaggaaaatagtgtagagcctgatattgatttacctgcaggacatgttgagcaagaagaagtaggagagcaagttcccgcagaacctcaattgagaagatcttctagacaacgtcaaccttccagaagatactctacaaatgagtatgtgatgcttactgatgcaggtgaaccagagagttactaggaagcagttgagagtgagcagaaagagaagtggtt
The DNA window shown above is from Musa acuminata AAA Group cultivar baxijiao chromosome BXJ2-4, Cavendish_Baxijiao_AAA, whole genome shotgun sequence and carries:
- the LOC135608846 gene encoding glutamate receptor 2.7-like, producing the protein MPATHHQETFSLELTVELFEQANDMGMMAKDHVWIVNDDVTALLDSTLTPSFISSYMQGVIGISTYFNTTTSSYHAFSSDFRRRFKQEYELKGEHLFEPGRHAVGAYDAVHAIANAAAAIATKAETGSVTTLQGILSTNFTGLSGFIEFTRDGLLPEWRGHSTFRVLNVVGKSYKDLGFWSEGHGFFENEADISRPGGVVDVLRPVFWPGDTDKIPGGWGTLKIGIPNATSFDQFVKVEYDKDGKLQPTGFCMDVFREILKHLNYDLIYEFEAFNGSYDDLVKKVPSQEVDAVVGDITILAKRAVNATFTEPFLSSGLSMLVPVKPNHTPWMLTKPFTKEVWFLILATLVYTAGVVWYLERESNPEFHGTPWVQLRATLWLILSSIFFAHGEQNRSRLPSHSIFGCLTCNSIYFHREDRVYSYYTKTVVIVWLVVVLILTTSFTANLSSILIIEKLEPVPPGSRVGCDGDSFVLKYLQQVLLYNNSRIETIGEPEEFVKAFKSGNITAAYLETPYLRVFLSQHQDFSVIGETHRLGGFGFVFPKHSLLADDFSEVILQLAENGTLKELENKWFTFTLSNSPPLDDKRERDSLSLDCFWALFLFTGCTSTIVLLLNGTGTLVAVLRRSFMVLWRSTRNLSPREGLELPKVVPISSHQEDNHHANTTDIV